In one Pseudomonas fitomaticsae genomic region, the following are encoded:
- the purE gene encoding 5-(carboxyamino)imidazole ribonucleotide mutase, translating into MSALVGVIMGSKSDWSTLSHTADMLEKLGIPYEVKVVSAHRTPDLLFQYAEEAEGRGIEVIIAGAGGAAHLPGMCAAKTHLPVLGVPVQSAMLSGVDSLLSIVQMPAGIPVATLAIGKAGAINAALLSASILGAKHPQFHAVLKTFRAEQTDSVLDNPDPRIA; encoded by the coding sequence ATGAGTGCACTGGTTGGCGTGATCATGGGCTCCAAGTCCGATTGGTCCACCCTTAGCCACACCGCCGATATGCTGGAAAAGCTCGGCATCCCTTACGAGGTCAAGGTGGTTTCCGCCCACCGCACCCCGGATCTGCTGTTCCAGTACGCCGAAGAGGCTGAAGGCCGCGGCATCGAGGTGATCATCGCCGGTGCCGGTGGCGCAGCCCACCTGCCAGGCATGTGTGCGGCCAAGACCCACCTGCCGGTGCTGGGCGTGCCGGTGCAGTCGGCCATGCTCTCGGGCGTCGATTCGCTGCTGTCGATCGTGCAGATGCCGGCCGGCATTCCGGTTGCCACCCTGGCCATCGGCAAGGCGGGTGCAATCAACGCAGCCCTGCTGTCGGCGAGCATCCTGGGCGCCAAGCATCCACAATTCCATGCGGTACTGAAAACCTTCCGTGC